ACAGCACTGGCTTTGCTGCTGGTGTCAGTCTCACTGGTGGGGGAGTAAAGAGCAGTATTGTGAACGTTGATGGCTTTGAGAGCACGGCGTCGTTTAGTGCCTTGCGCTTGCAACCGGTTCCACGTGGTGGTGAGGGCTTCTTCATGTCCGGTCCCATCGACCGTGACCGTGCTGCACTATCCGGTCCACTCGATGCCAACTCGGGCCATGATAATAGCGGCCGTATTCATTTCTCAGCCCCGCTCGGTGGCATTTATGTGAAAAAGAAGCGGAAGAAGGGCATTTCTGGGATTAAGAAAGCTTTTTATAGGAACTTATCGGAGAAGAAGCGGCCGTGGGTGGTCCCGGTTCTGAATTTCGTTAACCGGAAAGAGAATTGCGGAACTGTTGAGGAGAGGGAGAGCAAGGACGAGAGTAATGTGCAGTGGGCGTTAGGGAAAGCGGGAGAGGATCGGGTCCATGTGGTTATATCGGAGGAGCAGGGGTGGTTGTTTGTTGGGATTTATGATGGGTTTAACGGCCCGGATGCACCCGAGTTTTTGATGGGGAACCTCTATAGGGCTGTGTACAATGAACTTCAAGGGCTCTTTTGGGACATTGATGAGCCagaagagattagtgtagaatcaGAAATTGTAGTGGAAAGTGAAAATAGAATTAACCAATCTCTAGAAAAGAACAGTAGAAGTGATGCGGAGAGTTCAATTGGCGGAATAGAATCGAATCTAGTGTCTGAGGATCAAGAAAATGTAGCTAAAGCTGATTCATCAAAGGAAATGGATGAAAATGATCCAGGGGCTTCCACTTGCGGAGCTGAGTCGACCTTGTCGCCTCATGAAAGGACAAAGAAGGTTACGTTTGAGTCAGAGCCAGAAGAAATTCAGATTACACAGAGAAGGCGGTTGTGGGAATTTCTTGCCGAGGAAAATGCAGAAGAAGGGCTTGATCTTTCGGGGTCTGATAGATTTGCATTTTCAGTTGATGATGCAATTAGTGTTGGTAATGCAGGTTCTGCCGTCAGTAGAAGGTGGTTGTTGCTGTCGAAGTTGAAACAAGGATTATTATCCAAACACAGGGATAAAAACTTGTTCCCATGGAAATTTGGATTGGAGGGCAAGGAGGAGAAAGTGGAGAGCAGTAGAGTGGAGGAGGAGAGGGCTATAAAGAGGAAGCGGAAGGAGGGACCTGTAGACCATGAATTGGTATTGAGCGCATTATCAAGGGCGCTAGAGTTAACTGAATTAGCGTACTTGGATATGACTGATAAGGTGCTTGATACAAATCCCGAGTTAGCATTGATGGGTTCATGTTTATTGGTGGCACTGATGAGAGATGAAGACGTATACGTGATGAATGTGGGTGATAGTAGAGCAATTGTGGCGCAGTATGAGGCACAAGAGGTTGGCTCTAGTGTGTGTGACAACGTGTTAAGCATGGAAGGGGTAGCTGAGGGTCCTGCTCAGGTGATGAGGCTGACTGCACTACAGCTGTCCACCGATCACAGCACAAGCATTGAAGAAGTAAGTATTTAGTTTTTCTAAGTTTTATTAACTGATGATTCCTTTCTAGGCATGTAGTTTGTAATCTGTATTTTTTGGTGCAATGCTTGGTGTTTATAATCATTAGGAGAGTACTGAATTTGCCAATTTATGTAATCGCTCCTTGATCTTTTTTAGCATCTGTGACAACAAGATTCAGCTAGTTATTGACATGAGAATAATTTTTTGGGTGTTGGAGAACTGCAAATTGATCCCTTGTATTGTTTATAGAGCTATGAATTACTATATAATATTCTCTGTGATGTATACTGGTACTTTGTCTGGTGGATGTCAGTTGTCATATTCATGTGTGATAGGAAACGAGTCAGATTTAAGAAATGCCATTGAACAAGTCCTATTGTACTGTTTGAGGGGAATTTGACACAAGATTGAAAATCACTCCATTTGATTGCCTGTGTCAATTGAAATGGCATGATGATTTTCTGTTACAGGCATGATATTCATGAGATGAGAGGCAGCGTCCTTTCCTATATTTCCTTGTTTTCTCTTAGCTATTCTGTTTAATCTGATAAAGCAAGAAAAAAAGCAGAAATTTCCTTGCAAGTCTCTTTTATGATGAGTTATACTTGAATTTGATGGATGCTTCCATTGTCAACATCTGTTTGATTTGTATGTGTTTGATTGTCTTTTCTGTTGGTCAATTGCTGTAGCCTTTCTTGTGCTGCATAGAATGACTAATCTGATATCTTTCTACTCTCCTGTAGGCATTAGGTCTGTGCCGAATAATTGATTCTTTGATAAATCAGTCCCTTGTCTATGTTTGAGTTTGaaaccttttagtttattttatgtTAACTCCCCTAACTAGTAACTAACCTATGCTTTAGGCTAACCGTACATTTTGAAGCGGGCAGGGATTGCTATTTGAACACTGTAGCCCCCTTTTGCCATGCAGCATATATTCTAGTGCTCTGCTGATTACTTATGTATTAGACTAAATTCTTGCATGGAACATGAATCATATGCCTTCATGAATCGTTCGTAATGCTTTCTGTTATCATATGAACATATACCATCTGAGTTGGCGTTGAACTGGAGATGATGTTTTCCATTCTCTTGGAAAATGCTCCTGATTTTTTGTTTCTTGAAATTTGAAGGTATAGTGAGCCTACTTTTATAAGCCTTTGTTTGAAGCTGATAGATTAAGATAATCTATGTAATTCTCTTACTGCATATAGCATAAAAGATATTCCTGTTCTGAGAATTTATGGATTaagatttcttagtcactgcaTTTAGTATAAAAAATCATTTCCAAAGCTTGAGATATGATGAATTTGGGTGACAAAATTGCTTCTTCAAGGTCTATTTGTAACTTCTGTGACGACGTTGGCGTTCTGATGAAAGAATATTCGGAAGCAAAGTAGATATTAACTTTGTTCTTTAGGATCACTCACACAATTGAAATCTTTGTTTTATTGTAAGAAGATGCCTCTCAAAGTTAGATATAATTTTGGAAATCCACGATTACTAATACAATTGTCTTTCTCTGAAGCTTGAAGCATTTTTGGACTATCTTTCTTCTGAAGTCTTTTTTTATCATGAATTTGAGACATAATGCATTATGCATAGCATGTAGGGTATGTTTACTTGGTAGTGTACTTTTGTGCGCCTGTATCTTGATTGATTGGAGTTTAGTTTCTCTGTTGAATTCTTACTCTTATTCGACTTTCTAGCTGTTCTACTGAGAACGTGCTTGCTGAGTAATTTAAGTATATCTTCAACTCATGCAGGAAGTCTTAAGAATCAAGAATGAACACCCAGATGACAGTCAATGTATTGTCAATGATAGAGTTAAAGGTCGTTTGAAGGTTACCAGAGCATTTGGTGCAGGATTTCTCAAACAGGTTTTTGTTAAAGTTCCTTTATGGATATTTTTCTTAAGCTTTAGAATCTTGTTAGAATTTGATACAAGATGAGAATGATTAGAATTTGTTTAGTAATGTTCTGAATCTGTTGTTTTGTTTGATGACAATTGCATTACTTACATTAGCTTATGTTAGTTTATATTACAAATTACaatgtttttccttgtttgattttatTGCATATGCTGAATTGGCTCGCACCAAGTAGTGGATGGCCAGACATACTTTGTTATCACCTAATGTTCTATCGTATTGTATTTGGCCCTTACCTTTTTTATTGTATTAATCTATTATATGTAagggagggcgagccttggcgcaacggtaaaaacgttgttgtcgtgtgaccgaaggtcacgggttcgagtcttaggagcggcctcttgccaaaaaatttggcaagggaaggcttgcccccagtacacccttgtggtgcgacccctccccggaccctcgcttagcggggacgcgtaatgcaccgggccgcccttaaTCTATTATATATAAGGCTAAATATTAAGATTCATAATGGTTCTAGGGCCAAATATGACACGAAAGGACATTAGGGTTTCATTGCTAACTTTTATAGTAGTTTGTAGGCTTAAGAACTATAAAACAATTGGGGTTCAATAGAAACAATGCAAAGTTCAAGGGTAATGCATTTTGTGAATTTTAGAACTTAAGTGAATTTCATAAAATTGTGCCAAGTACTTTTAGTTACCATATTAGCATTAGTTGTGGTTACTAGTGTTTTTGCAGTCAAAATTAAGCAGTGGATTTCTTCCCTCTTTCTACTTTTTGTTGTTGTCTGCCTCTTCAGATTACAGAATGTGATGTTAACAGTTCTAACTTGTATAATTCAGTTTTGACTGTGGACATTTAATGCATCATCAAGTAATATCAATAGGATTCACAACAATATTGGCAtctttttttgtgtgtttgaaTACAAAATATATGAAAGATGAAATTTATCATGTGCGTTAACTGTTGCATAGGCATAATTCACATATTAATATGGTGTTGCTGTTGTACAGCCCAAATTTAATGATGCATTGTTGGAGATGTTTCGGAACGAGTATGTTGGTACTACACCGTATGTCTCCTGTACGCCTTCTCTTTGTCACCATCAGTTGTGTCCAAGAGATCAATTTTTAGTCCTGTCATCTGATGGACTTTACCAGTATCTGACAAATCAGGAAGTGGTTTCTTATATCGAGTGTTTCATGGAGAAGTTTCCAGATGGAGACCCAGCACAGCATTTGATAGAAGAGCTTCTAACTCGCGCAGCCAAGAAAGCTGGTAAAACTTGTTTTGGTTTGTCATGACTTGAATTGGTTTATGTGCATATTCTGTTTAATGAAATTAGAATGTATGCAATGCAGGTATGGATTTCCATGAATTGCTAGACATACCACAAGGAGATAGGCGGAAGTACCATGATGATGTTACTGTTATGGTGATATCTCTTGAAGGAAGAATATGGAAGTCATCAGGGAAATATGTTTAAAATGTATCCATCTATCTCTCAAGTGTTATTGAGTAGGTAGGTGTATAAAAAGTGAGCTTCAATTCTCAAGTTGAAAGCATGAGAGAGCATGTGGTAATGTAAGTGGGGTTGGGTCGGGGGGTATACATAGTTAATAGGGGCAAAACTCCCAAGGAAGAGATTAATGGTAGGCCCTAGGTAGGCGATGAATAGTTGAGTAGATGTCCCAAAGGCCAGGGATGGGATGGGATGGGATGAGGTTCATTAGACTGATGGTTTCTGCTAGATATTTTTGCACAGAATTGGAGTTGTTTTCACCAATGATAGGTTTTtggtttttaaaattttagagcCAAAAATGAGGGGAGGGGGGTTCTCTGTAATATGGTGGGGGTATACTGAACTCGATCATTTCCTAATTGAAAAGTGAGATCTGTAATTTTGATGGTGGATTTCCCACCAAAGCGGTTCAAAAGAATTCAATTTTCTCCTATCCTACGTGGTTGCTCAACTCCAACCTAACCTAACCTAACCTACAAATTTTCAACTTTCCTTTGTGCTATTTTACTTTCCAAGTTGGTCATAAAAGTAGAATACAAGTCTTATTTCTAAAAGCAAAAATATGGAAAATCTTTGTTTTTTTCTGTCTGAAAGAGACACAGCAGACAAGTTAATGTCTACATTGGAGTCATACATAAGAGGAGATTGGTTGCAAGTATCTAGCTCTGGAGGAGTTAGGATGACTTGTTCAGTTAcctcaaaatcaaaataatgaGATGGGATACTAGGTAAGCATTTTGGTACATTTATTTTTCTGGAATAGGGACTTTTAGTTTTAACCTATTCCcataattaatgttttttttttatttccaaaattactctatcaaaattttcaaatcctGTACAATTCATAAAATCTACAAGTGATtctaaaaacagaaaaaaaatgcaaaaaaaaaaaaaaaaaaaaaaacacgaaaaaaaaaaatgtagaaaAAAAGAGATGATTTAATgcatgaaaaatatgaaaaatcaaaacttaatatattaaaataaaagattaaatgACTTAGTGTATCAAAATGATAATTGTCAATTCTACTTGAGTGATTCTACTAGTGGTTCCGTTATGAGATGCCGTTGGGTTCAACCGTGAGCACTCTAATGATAAAGTCAGCAATATCATAAGAGAATAATTAAGTATTGAAAAGAGAATAATTAAGTATTGAAAAGACAAAGAAGTTGTTAACTTACTTGCAGTATACCCTAGTTGGGTATATAAACTCGTTTTTGCAATCTTTTAGTATTAATGATGTTCTAGTtgaacagtcatgtcattacttcTCTTAATAATTAATTGTCATTTGATTGGATTCATTCTTttagaggaagatgaaaaaacgtTCTTTGATTTTCTCTAAATCCGTTAAGATGGGATACGATAACGGATATATGTCAACGGATTGATTTTTTGGTTTTCAACTACTTTCGTCGTATCTTAATTATATGATGTATCTTTTACGGTTCGTTGTAGATGGCGTGACATAGTGTTTGAAggttcttttttattattattacatatTTATTCTTGTATTAATTCTCATTAACtatattaatcatgcattaatcattattaattttatattaattgttAGTATTCATTATTCTTAAAGAAATAGcggtttgttattatttatattaatttatttttattcttcacTTTAGAAAGAATAATTTGCCATGTTATTACAAAATTAGAATAATTAAAGGCTTCATAAGTCTTTTTACCTATAACATGTCTAAACAGTGGACAGGAGTAATAAAAAAGAGATGTATACTAACAATTAATGgatgtaaattattttattttatttttaaaattgacatattttcattttgattaataaataataagatTTAATAAAGTAGTCTGAGGTTGGATGAATTCCTTGTGAAGTAAACCCGAGTTCATCCAACAAAATAAAGCCACAAAAGACATTTAGTAATTGGGAAACCAAGTCAAATATAaaatatctataaattagaaatagacaataaaagaaagaaaatgccAAACATTCTGGTCAACTTTTTTGCTTTACTAAATTGAGGGACAGAAGAAGcttttttttagatttgttAATATGGTCATGGTAATGCTGACCTCCAAAGACGAATCCACTACCCAACCATTTGGAATCTCTCTTTTCCTCTTCCTCTTTCTATTTACTCCTAATATTTATTCATCCAAGGAACCTATTTCATCACTGTGTCAAAATGCACGATTCTACTATTACTTTTCCGTTGATTATCTCAGATTTCATCATTTCTTTCATGTGGGTATGGTCTGATGTCGTTAAGAAGATTCTTCTGCATCATGTTTTGGGTTTTGGGCATGATCCCCTTTCTGAGCTCATCAAATGCGCTCTTTCTGTTCTTAATTTGTTCTTCTTTGCATTCTTGTCTAACATCACTAAAGGTGCCTCCTATAATCCTCTCACCATTCTCGCTTCCGCAATTTCTGGTGATTTCAGTTGTTTTCTCCTCACCGTTGGTGCTAGAATTCCCGCTCaggttctctctctctctctttattTCCCTCCTTTGTCTTTTATTTGTTcggattattattttttagaaatgATAAAAATCACTGGATTATTGATGTTAATAGCCCAGATTGTGATGATTAGTTTGATATGAGTTGAAATCTCACATAATTTTACATCAGTTAATCAATAATTTTGAGTTCTGTTGGGTCTAGATGCCTAATAGATTCAGCATGTTGTTATTGAAGGATGAATAGGGGCTGTGATGCTGATGGGGAACGGGAGTATGGCCTTTGTAGAAATTGTTTAACTGCTACCACTAATTAGTTGGAACTTTATCGAGACACACCCAAACATACAGATGGTTCTCATGCTACTTTGGACCTCAATTCTGTAGCTTTGTGAAACAAGATATACCAATGAATTGGGTGTaggaatttttaattttatatttgtaAGACTGTGTTGGATTACTTACATAGGTTTAGAAAATGGTTTCAATGGTCAATAATTGCAAGTTCTGGATTTGCTCCCTGGAATTTAAACATGGAGAGGGCAAGGAGTAAGGATAATACTTTGATTCTGGTGATGAAGTTGGGGATCCATTGAAGCAAATGGGTCTGCAATTGTGTAGAAATCCTTCTGAAACAATTTCAGCTATCTAAAATAATTCATTACTGTCTCAGATATCAAGTAATTACTAGCTCAAGTAGATATGCTCATTACCTGAAATGTGAAAGCTCATATATGGTGCCTGCAACTTCAGTCTGTCTCTGTCTATGATGCAGTATCACAATCAAACTTGAATGTGCCTTATTTACTTCATTaagttttttctttctcttggcGGCTTGGTGCTTCTGTTGAACTTTAAGACATGGATcaattttaaaaatgaattggGATTTTGGATAAATGTGTTTGGTTGAAGCTTGTCTCATGATTAACCCATTATTTTCTTGTCCTTTCTTTATTTGCTAAGCATTCCAAATAGTTGGATGTGGTTACTGTATTTTATTGTTAAGTAGGTACTTTGTTCGTTCACTTTGAATTCTTCGAAAGAATATAATAACTGTGACATAATTACTATTCTACTATCTTTTGTTTTCCCCTCCGTCATTTTCTGTAATAAAAGAATGAGAAAAATGTGAAGCAATTGCCTGAAAATTGgttattatatcatataaatAACGTGTCACTGTGCCTTGAGAATGTCCTTTTGCTTTGGTAGTCCTCCTTTTCTCTTGGTTTTCTTCCCTTATTTTCTTACGTGATCCCTTATCAATTGGCCATCTGTTCTCCCCCTCTACTCTTATTTCATTCTCCTCATTTTCTCTCCCTTTGTGTTGATTCTACTTATGTCTATAGAAGATCATGATGATATTAGACACTAGACAGATTAAAAATTAGATTCTAGAATTGATTAATATGTATGAAGACAAATGGGCACGATAAATGGAGCACAACCATCCTCTTTCACCATTGAGTTTAATATGGCAATAAGAATGATACTGTTATGGTAAATTTGAGACGAGAAATATTGATGAAAAAACCCAAATTGT
The sequence above is drawn from the Euphorbia lathyris chromosome 6, ddEupLath1.1, whole genome shotgun sequence genome and encodes:
- the LOC136233029 gene encoding protein phosphatase 2C 29 — its product is MGSGLSTLFPCFKPATNRTQDEEPDLIFAPTEPLDETLGHSFCYVRSSNRFVSPTPSDRFLSPSSSLRFSPSRAATVSETRPVFHETGFKSISGASVSANTSTPRTVLQLDNIYDDAIDSTGFAAGVSLTGGGVKSSIVNVDGFESTASFSALRLQPVPRGGEGFFMSGPIDRDRAALSGPLDANSGHDNSGRIHFSAPLGGIYVKKKRKKGISGIKKAFYRNLSEKKRPWVVPVLNFVNRKENCGTVEERESKDESNVQWALGKAGEDRVHVVISEEQGWLFVGIYDGFNGPDAPEFLMGNLYRAVYNELQGLFWDIDEPEEISVESEIVVESENRINQSLEKNSRSDAESSIGGIESNLVSEDQENVAKADSSKEMDENDPGASTCGAESTLSPHERTKKVTFESEPEEIQITQRRRLWEFLAEENAEEGLDLSGSDRFAFSVDDAISVGNAGSAVSRRWLLLSKLKQGLLSKHRDKNLFPWKFGLEGKEEKVESSRVEEERAIKRKRKEGPVDHELVLSALSRALELTELAYLDMTDKVLDTNPELALMGSCLLVALMRDEDVYVMNVGDSRAIVAQYEAQEVGSSVCDNVLSMEGVAEGPAQVMRLTALQLSTDHSTSIEEEVLRIKNEHPDDSQCIVNDRVKGRLKVTRAFGAGFLKQPKFNDALLEMFRNEYVGTTPYVSCTPSLCHHQLCPRDQFLVLSSDGLYQYLTNQEVVSYIECFMEKFPDGDPAQHLIEELLTRAAKKAGMDFHELLDIPQGDRRKYHDDVTVMVISLEGRIWKSSGKYV